In a single window of the Gossypium hirsutum isolate 1008001.06 chromosome A13, Gossypium_hirsutum_v2.1, whole genome shotgun sequence genome:
- the LOC107903719 gene encoding polyprenol reductase 2 isoform X2: MEVGLVALLRLTWVAAILPIILASLRLRPFHQTILGLAKRGKTMHPSSSFTVPQRFFSHFYMVGTLWTTLLLLTTWLYACTAGSTSSTIFALHKSHRVWRALFLLWLMEAQVLRRLYESLYVFHYRPLARMHIFGYFIGMSYYIVASLSLCCTCAPEVFEFTLDLVSEGRKQWQPLEVIGGNRSPLWLGWKQWVGSAIFLWGWIHQLRILGSMRAGGEEYVIPKGDWFEIVSSPHYLAEIVIYVGLLIASGGADITIWLLLAFVVTNLGFAAAETQKWYIGKFEDYPKHRYAMIPFIF; the protein is encoded by the exons ATGGAGGTTGGACTTGTTGCATTGCTGAGACTCACTTGGGTTGCTGCCATTCTTCCCATTATCTTAGCTTCACTGCGTTTGAGACCCTTTCATCAAACTATATTAGGGTTAGCAAAAAGAGGGAAAACAATGCATCCATCTTCCTCT TTCACAGTTCCTCAGAGATTCTTCTCTCATTTCTACATGGTGGGTACCCTGTGGACAACCCTTTTGCTACTCACCACATGGCTATATGCATGCACTGCTGGTTCAACTTCATCAACCATCTTTGCATTGCACAAATCCCACAGGGTATGGCGTGCTCTGTTCCTGCTTTGGTTGATGGAAGCTCAAGTCTTGAGACGCCTTTACGAGTCATTATATGTATTCCATTATCGGCCCTTAGCTCGCATGCACATATTCGGCTATTTCATTGGCATGAG TTACTACATAGTAGCATCATTGTCACTTTGCTGCACTTGTGCCCCGGAGGTGTTTGAGTTTACTTTGGACCTGGTGTCTGAAGGAAGGAAACAATGGCAGCCATTGGAAGTGATAGGTGGGAACAGATCCCCCCTGTGGCTTGGATGGAAGCAGTGGGTTGGCAGTGCTATATTTCTATGGGGTTGGATTCATCAGCTCCGTATTCTT GGTTCAATGCGAGCAGGAGGTGAAGAGTACGTAATCCCGAAAGGGGATTGGTTTGAAATTGTTTCATCTCCACATTATTTGGCTGAGATT GTCATTTATGTTGGCTTGTTGATTGCTAGTGGAGGAGCAGACATCACCATTTGGTTACTCCTAGCATTtgtg GTCACAAATCTGGGGTTTGCAGCAGCTGAAACACAGAAGTGGTATATTGGTAAATTTGAAGATTACCCAAAACATCGATATGCCATGATTCCCTTCATCTTTTAA
- the LOC107903719 gene encoding polyprenol reductase 2 isoform X3 — MEVGLVALLRLTWVAAILPIILASLRLRPFHQTILGLAKRGKTMHPSSSKFTVPQRFFSHFYMVGTLWTTLLLLTTWLYACTAGSTSSTIFALHKSHRVWRALFLLWLMEAQVLRRLYESLYVFHYRPLARMHIFGYFIGMSYYIVASLSLCCTCAPEVFEFTLDLVSEGRKQWQPLEVIGGNRSPLWLGWKQWVGSAIFLWGWIHQLRILVIYVGLLIASGGADITIWLLLAFVVTNLGFAAAETQKWYIGKFEDYPKHRYAMIPFIF, encoded by the exons ATGGAGGTTGGACTTGTTGCATTGCTGAGACTCACTTGGGTTGCTGCCATTCTTCCCATTATCTTAGCTTCACTGCGTTTGAGACCCTTTCATCAAACTATATTAGGGTTAGCAAAAAGAGGGAAAACAATGCATCCATCTTCCTCT AAGTTCACAGTTCCTCAGAGATTCTTCTCTCATTTCTACATGGTGGGTACCCTGTGGACAACCCTTTTGCTACTCACCACATGGCTATATGCATGCACTGCTGGTTCAACTTCATCAACCATCTTTGCATTGCACAAATCCCACAGGGTATGGCGTGCTCTGTTCCTGCTTTGGTTGATGGAAGCTCAAGTCTTGAGACGCCTTTACGAGTCATTATATGTATTCCATTATCGGCCCTTAGCTCGCATGCACATATTCGGCTATTTCATTGGCATGAG TTACTACATAGTAGCATCATTGTCACTTTGCTGCACTTGTGCCCCGGAGGTGTTTGAGTTTACTTTGGACCTGGTGTCTGAAGGAAGGAAACAATGGCAGCCATTGGAAGTGATAGGTGGGAACAGATCCCCCCTGTGGCTTGGATGGAAGCAGTGGGTTGGCAGTGCTATATTTCTATGGGGTTGGATTCATCAGCTCCGTATTCTT GTCATTTATGTTGGCTTGTTGATTGCTAGTGGAGGAGCAGACATCACCATTTGGTTACTCCTAGCATTtgtg GTCACAAATCTGGGGTTTGCAGCAGCTGAAACACAGAAGTGGTATATTGGTAAATTTGAAGATTACCCAAAACATCGATATGCCATGATTCCCTTCATCTTTTAA
- the LOC107903719 gene encoding polyprenol reductase 2 isoform X1, giving the protein MEVGLVALLRLTWVAAILPIILASLRLRPFHQTILGLAKRGKTMHPSSSKFTVPQRFFSHFYMVGTLWTTLLLLTTWLYACTAGSTSSTIFALHKSHRVWRALFLLWLMEAQVLRRLYESLYVFHYRPLARMHIFGYFIGMSYYIVASLSLCCTCAPEVFEFTLDLVSEGRKQWQPLEVIGGNRSPLWLGWKQWVGSAIFLWGWIHQLRILGSMRAGGEEYVIPKGDWFEIVSSPHYLAEIVIYVGLLIASGGADITIWLLLAFVVTNLGFAAAETQKWYIGKFEDYPKHRYAMIPFIF; this is encoded by the exons ATGGAGGTTGGACTTGTTGCATTGCTGAGACTCACTTGGGTTGCTGCCATTCTTCCCATTATCTTAGCTTCACTGCGTTTGAGACCCTTTCATCAAACTATATTAGGGTTAGCAAAAAGAGGGAAAACAATGCATCCATCTTCCTCT AAGTTCACAGTTCCTCAGAGATTCTTCTCTCATTTCTACATGGTGGGTACCCTGTGGACAACCCTTTTGCTACTCACCACATGGCTATATGCATGCACTGCTGGTTCAACTTCATCAACCATCTTTGCATTGCACAAATCCCACAGGGTATGGCGTGCTCTGTTCCTGCTTTGGTTGATGGAAGCTCAAGTCTTGAGACGCCTTTACGAGTCATTATATGTATTCCATTATCGGCCCTTAGCTCGCATGCACATATTCGGCTATTTCATTGGCATGAG TTACTACATAGTAGCATCATTGTCACTTTGCTGCACTTGTGCCCCGGAGGTGTTTGAGTTTACTTTGGACCTGGTGTCTGAAGGAAGGAAACAATGGCAGCCATTGGAAGTGATAGGTGGGAACAGATCCCCCCTGTGGCTTGGATGGAAGCAGTGGGTTGGCAGTGCTATATTTCTATGGGGTTGGATTCATCAGCTCCGTATTCTT GGTTCAATGCGAGCAGGAGGTGAAGAGTACGTAATCCCGAAAGGGGATTGGTTTGAAATTGTTTCATCTCCACATTATTTGGCTGAGATT GTCATTTATGTTGGCTTGTTGATTGCTAGTGGAGGAGCAGACATCACCATTTGGTTACTCCTAGCATTtgtg GTCACAAATCTGGGGTTTGCAGCAGCTGAAACACAGAAGTGGTATATTGGTAAATTTGAAGATTACCCAAAACATCGATATGCCATGATTCCCTTCATCTTTTAA